Within the Catalinimonas niigatensis genome, the region ATGATTTTGCCTTTGTCTGCTGATACTGATCTAAAGCTGTTTTGAGTTTTTTAAGGGCAATGCCCATCTGGTTTTCTACAGTTTTGGGAGCAATTTCCAACAGTTCTGCAACTTCCCTATAGCTCATTCCATCTTCGCGTACCATCCTGAAGATCATCTCACATTTTTCGGGTAATTGGCTGATGCCTTCTTCTATCATTGCTGCCAACTCTCTGGCAATCAGCAGATTTTCAGGTTCATTGTATTCTATTCGTAAACTTTTAGAGCTGAGTTCATCAGTTTGAGGCAGTCTGGCTTCTTTTTTTAGACATGTGAGGGATTGGTTTTTTACTGCCTGGAAAAAGTAGAAATCCAGATGTTCAATTTCTACTAGTCTTTTTCTGTTATTCCAGAGCTTTAGAAATACGTCGGAAACTACCT harbors:
- a CDS encoding RNA polymerase sigma-70 factor is translated as MKDTKIRHWIQAMAAGDSQAFKLLFDEYYPRLYHLAFYYLRSDVISEEVVSDVFLKLWNNRKRLVEIEHLDFYFFQAVKNQSLTCLKKEARLPQTDELSSKSLRIEYNEPENLLIARELAAMIEEGISQLPEKCEMIFRMVREDGMSYREVAELLEIAPKTVENQMGIALKKLKTALDQYQQTKAKSSFTPLYYLFILLEWDKSIDIFLL